CATATTaacaaaatcaattttaagaaaaataaaatattatacacaacaaaatgaacattttattctCATAATATGAAAATTATAAAGTTCCATAACTTAATAAACAATTATGTATTTAATCTTCATAATAAAGTGATATGAACATCAGAATCTTACAAAATGAACATTTTGAAAATTTGGATCTGAACATAAAAATTTCTAGATCCGATTTTTGAAGAAAATTTGCAAGAAAATGGAGAGAGAATATGGAGATTCAACCAAAAAATTTctaaatcacataaaaattGATGTGAGCACAAATGTAGAACATAAAAGGAAAAATCTATTGAGTTATCAAAGACATGCTTCTAATCAACAtgtaaattcaataaaaaatcacaaaaaaaactTAAGAAAATTAACAgcaaaaaaaggagaaaagatGTTTACAGCTAGTGGCAACGACTTCGTTGTCGTGAATGATAAGGGCGGCGCAAACGCAAGCAGATTTTCCGATTGACATTGTTACTTGAGAAAAAAATCACGTataaatgaggagagagaaacttttGGGGAGAGAGAAATTGAGGAGAGAAAAACTTTGAGGagagaaaaaacaaaaatgagAGATTTCTGATTTTTGAAAAATTTATATGCAATATTCATTTTAAAGAAATCACATACCTATATaacttatttattttctttggaAGGGGGTACACCAATAGATGGCTATACCCTGGTATAGCCATTAGGTATATCTTTTTAAAGGTAATATATATAGCTAGAAATGTGTTAGTTTGATAATCAAAAGTAAGAATTCAGATTAATTATCTACTCCGTACGAATTACAATTGGGAAAAGTTCCAAATTCTGGTTAAAGCGCTCTAACAAATGATTGAATATTGATAATTACGcctaactatattaattaaaattgtaaatGCCGTACGACTTAGGCCCTATTCTTTTGGATTTTATTGcagttccattcagttcagttcagttcagttcagctccattcagttcagttcagttcagttcagttcagttcagttcagttcagttcagcttccttcagttcaattcagttcagttcaaaagaacggattcatctttctttgtacttatttttattcttaatattgcaattaaaattgagaattattacttatatatatatatatatatatatatatatatatatatatatatatatatatatatatatatattatacgtaattattgttattaataaataattatgattattgtatttattatatattattatgagtattgtcataaatattaactttattactccctccgtttctttttgatcttcctgtttggaGTTTTGGGTGGAAATTAAGAAACTGGAATatttaatgattgggtgtaagagtaatgattgggtgtaagagattggTATTTGTGaataaagtaaggagagagaaaacattaaacaaataaggaaaattgagatattttattaaattaatggaaAATCAGAAAATCTGTTACAAAGAGGGACCACTTTTGTTGAGTTGGGGACCTCAACACCAAAaatggaccaatgagaattcagtATACTCAAATACACGGATCAGCATACAATACCAACAGTTTCATCATTTTTCCCCCTAAAATTTTTGAGGGAAATTTCCCTCCAAAACAAAATTTAGGATTTCCCTCCAACTAAAAAAACAGAGTACACATATAAAAGAGTTCTTGTTTTGCAAACATAAATACAACTTGACAAAACTTCCAACCTCAATCTCTGACATCACTTggcttccaaaaaaaaaatcatggctTCAGATCAAAAGGATGATGAATTCCTCGGATTTTCAGACAATGAAGGTGATGGTTCCAGCACGGATTCTGACTCGGGGGACGAAGGAGTTGCTGTTGAAGATGGTGCAGTGCCCATAAATGCTCATCAATATGGGGACATGGAGCAATTTCAGCAAGTACTAGATTTAAATGAACTGGCACAAGACTTTCCAAATGAAAATGGGACAGCATCAACAAACTCAGCAAACTCACAGGTTGTTccacatttattttatttaaacaccCCTCAAACAGATGAGTCAGACACATCTCCATACCATGAAACAGCAACTCCTATTAACATTGGTCATCATAAGCCGGGGAAGCCAAGGTTAACTGTTGGATTGAAGTTGGAAATTTTGATTTTCCTCCTACGTAGGAAAAAACCAGGTTTAGAGAAACTCTTCAAGGGGACAATCAAAGAGGCAGCAATCAAGTATGATTACACTCCAAGAACAATCGGAAGCATATGGAACAAGGCTAGGAGACAGAAGGAAGCAATGCAAACATATGATATGTCCACCAATTTTCACAAATGTggcagaaaaagaaaagaagtaccatataaaaaaattatagcgATTGCAATGGGGGACAGAACATGCATTATAGATCTTGCAAGGATGCTTAATTTGAGCCCGACAACAGTTTGGAGATTAATCAAGAGAAAGGTGTTAAAGGCTCACTCAAGTCCCTTATGTCCCGGTATTTCAGAAACTTGCAAGATGACAAGAATGAGATGGGTACTTAGATTAATTATGGATTACTCAATACCAC
This sequence is a window from Spinacia oleracea cultivar Varoflay chromosome 1, BTI_SOV_V1, whole genome shotgun sequence. Protein-coding genes within it:
- the LOC110793863 gene encoding uncharacterized protein, with translation MASDQKDDEFLGFSDNEGDGSSTDSDSGDEGVAVEDGAVPINAHQYGDMEQFQQVLDLNELAQDFPNENGTASTNSANSQVVPHLFYLNTPQTDESDTSPYHETATPINIGHHKPGKPRLTVGLKLEILIFLLRRKKPGLEKLFKGTIKEAAIKYDYTPRTIGSIWNKARRQKEAMQTYDMSTNFHKCGRKRKEVPYKKIIAIAMGDRTCIIDLARMLNLSPTTVWRLIKRKVLKAHSSPLCPGISETCKMTRMRWVLRLIMDYSIPHDPTYYGMYDFIYIDEKWFYLTQKSQRVYLANNEPKPHRIGKSRTKIPKFMFMAAVARPRWGDDGNCEFDGKLAIFPFTNSVAAKRTSKNRVKGTIETKPVKSVNQIATRDMMINKLIPAIKEKWPPHVGEKVIYIIQDNAKTHILQSDPEWSIQSLMHKKMPKTVEDLSGAVMDSYKELHPKTLSNVWMTLQYVGNEILKHKGDNNYQLPHNKKKNLEDEGNLPEQVKAPIWAVNECTQLYEEWKANQ